The following are encoded in a window of Neomicrococcus lactis genomic DNA:
- a CDS encoding BlaI/MecI/CopY family transcriptional regulator has translation MTNLGELERSIMDLLWATSGSLTANDARDALAQSSGVDGKELAVTTVLTVLSRLEKKGFVSRERHVRPHRYRAIQSREEHTADLMSQAFDRAVDREAVLARFLGTMSSDDAEALRRLLNQESA, from the coding sequence GTGACTAATCTCGGTGAACTCGAGCGCTCAATCATGGACCTGTTATGGGCTACTTCCGGCTCTCTCACAGCCAATGATGCTCGCGACGCGCTCGCTCAGTCTTCCGGCGTTGACGGCAAAGAGTTGGCCGTCACCACGGTACTGACCGTGCTCTCTCGTCTGGAGAAAAAGGGATTCGTCTCGCGCGAACGCCACGTTCGACCACACCGCTACCGCGCCATTCAGTCCCGCGAAGAGCACACCGCTGATCTCATGAGCCAGGCTTTTGACCGGGCCGTTGACCGCGAAGCCGTGCTTGCTCGCTTCTTGGGAACCATGTCTTCGGATGACGCGGAAGCTCTCCGTCGACTCTTGAACCAAGAATCCGCATAG
- a CDS encoding MFS transporter codes for MSIESSGPKKYLDTRVSWIVWSAGVFAYLVAVTQRTSFGVAGLDATERFHASAAILSVFTVLQYLVYAGMQIPVGILVDRFGPRFMVTAGATLMCAGQTVLAVADHVSLGYVGRALVGAGDAMTFISVLRLLPAWFSNKRIPVLNQVTGMVGQIGQLLSLVPFAAFLHVAGWTSSFLSLAALSLLAVILSFSLIRDMPPEVRAARGISGPRLKVRTMLSGAVREPATRLGFWTHWTTSFGLHVVLMAWGYPFLVAGQGLDPAAASGLLSIFVVMGFIAGPVVGSLTARYPIRRSTMALGSAWFSILSWTAVILWPGKAPLALLIILFVALAVGGPMSMIGFDFARSFNSPRIIGTATGVVNVGGFLGALLSIGAIGVVLDLVRAASGPDAPLYTLDSFRMAFAFLYIPYFMGLFFMWRLRKRVRSRMVEEDGVAIKPLHRLIYAGYLQRRQRKRRHM; via the coding sequence ATGAGCATCGAGAGTTCGGGCCCCAAAAAATACTTAGATACCCGCGTCTCCTGGATTGTCTGGAGCGCGGGCGTTTTTGCGTACCTCGTGGCTGTCACGCAGCGCACCAGCTTTGGCGTGGCGGGTCTTGACGCCACCGAGCGCTTCCACGCGAGCGCCGCGATTCTTTCCGTCTTCACGGTGCTTCAATATCTGGTCTATGCCGGAATGCAGATCCCGGTGGGAATTCTCGTGGACCGTTTTGGGCCACGCTTCATGGTCACTGCTGGCGCGACGTTGATGTGCGCCGGTCAGACCGTATTGGCCGTCGCTGATCATGTGAGCTTGGGCTATGTGGGCCGCGCTTTGGTAGGCGCCGGCGATGCCATGACGTTTATTTCCGTGCTGCGTTTGCTGCCGGCCTGGTTCTCCAACAAACGCATTCCCGTGTTGAACCAAGTCACCGGCATGGTGGGCCAAATTGGCCAGCTCTTGTCCTTGGTTCCTTTTGCTGCCTTCCTGCATGTGGCGGGATGGACGTCGTCGTTCTTGTCGCTCGCTGCGTTGTCGCTACTGGCCGTCATTCTGTCGTTCTCCTTGATTCGAGACATGCCGCCGGAAGTGCGCGCCGCTCGAGGGATCTCGGGTCCTCGACTCAAGGTCCGCACCATGCTGTCCGGCGCGGTGAGGGAACCTGCCACCCGCTTGGGATTCTGGACGCACTGGACCACAAGCTTTGGTCTGCACGTGGTGTTGATGGCGTGGGGCTATCCGTTTTTGGTCGCCGGGCAAGGCTTGGATCCGGCCGCGGCTTCTGGGCTGCTGTCCATCTTTGTGGTCATGGGTTTCATTGCCGGTCCCGTCGTTGGATCGCTGACGGCGCGCTATCCGATCCGCCGCTCCACCATGGCGCTTGGCAGCGCGTGGTTCTCGATCCTTTCGTGGACTGCCGTCATCTTGTGGCCGGGTAAGGCGCCGTTGGCATTGCTCATCATCTTGTTCGTGGCTCTGGCCGTGGGTGGCCCAATGTCCATGATCGGCTTCGACTTCGCGCGCAGCTTCAACTCTCCACGCATCATTGGCACCGCCACGGGCGTGGTGAACGTTGGCGGCTTCTTGGGTGCACTGCTCAGCATTGGTGCGATTGGCGTGGTGCTCGACCTCGTTCGGGCGGCCTCCGGTCCGGACGCTCCGCTCTACACGCTGGACAGCTTCCGCATGGCGTTCGCCTTCCTCTACATTCCCTATTTCATGGGTCTGTTCTTCATGTGGCGCCTGCGCAAACGCGTGCGATCCCGCATGGTGGAAGAAGACGGCGTCGCCATTAAGCCGTTGCATCGCCTGATCTACGCTGGCTACCTCCAGCGTCGCCAGCGCAAGCGCCGCCATATGTAG
- a CDS encoding DNA gyrase subunit B, producing MASNSDYTARHLSVLEGLEAVRKRPGMYIGSTDSRGLMHCLWEIIDNAVDEALGGYCQSINIILHADGSVEVHDDGRGIPIDIEPKTGLSGVEVVFTKLHAGGKFGGGSYTASGGLHGVGASVVNALSTRLDVQVDRGGKTYGMSFRRGEPGRFKDSGKARPDAPFEPFENQSELDVVGRAKRGVTGTRVRYWADRDIFTKDAAFILADLQARARQTSFLVPGLRITIDDQRANAPADLPRHEEFHHDGGISEFVEYLASDTPVTDTWRFHGSGTFHESVPVMDEHGRSKITDVERVCEVDLAMRWGIGYDTNVKTFVNIISTPKGGTHQAGFEQGLLKIMRKVIEQNARRLKAGNDKIEKDDALAGLTAVLTVRLAEPQFEGQTKEILGTSAVRAIVSRVVEQELGAKLTSNSKHDKTQSAVLLEKVVNEMKSRISARVHKETQRRKTALESSTLPSKLADCRSNDVDHSELFIVEGDSALGTAKLARSSDFQALLPIRGKILNVQKASIGDMLSNAECAALIQVVGAGSGRSFDISQARYGKVILMTDADVDGAHIRTLLLTLFFRYMRPMVEAGRVYAAVPPLHRVEVINHGSTANEMVYTYSEKELHVVLADLEKRGKKYKEPIQRYKGLGEMDAQQLAETTMDPRHRTLRRVNIADAQSAERIFELLMGSDVAPRKDFIITGADRVDRDSIDA from the coding sequence GTGGCATCGAACTCGGACTACACGGCGAGACATCTCTCCGTACTCGAGGGGCTCGAAGCCGTCCGTAAGCGGCCCGGTATGTATATCGGCTCCACGGACTCTCGCGGCCTCATGCACTGTCTCTGGGAAATCATCGACAACGCTGTTGATGAGGCCCTCGGCGGATACTGCCAGTCCATTAACATCATCTTGCACGCGGATGGATCCGTTGAAGTTCATGATGATGGCCGTGGCATCCCGATCGACATTGAACCCAAGACCGGACTGAGCGGCGTTGAAGTGGTCTTCACGAAGCTCCACGCCGGCGGCAAGTTCGGCGGCGGCTCCTACACCGCTTCCGGCGGTCTTCACGGTGTTGGCGCCAGCGTGGTCAACGCCCTGTCCACGCGCCTCGACGTGCAGGTGGATCGCGGCGGTAAGACCTACGGAATGTCCTTCCGCCGTGGCGAGCCAGGTCGCTTCAAGGATTCCGGCAAAGCGCGCCCAGACGCTCCGTTTGAGCCGTTTGAGAACCAGAGCGAACTCGATGTGGTGGGTCGTGCCAAGCGCGGCGTCACTGGTACTCGGGTGCGCTATTGGGCAGACCGCGACATCTTCACCAAGGACGCGGCGTTCATCCTCGCTGACCTCCAGGCCCGCGCTCGCCAGACGTCCTTCTTGGTTCCTGGCCTGCGCATCACCATTGATGATCAGCGCGCCAACGCGCCTGCAGATTTGCCGCGCCACGAGGAATTCCACCACGACGGGGGCATCTCAGAATTCGTCGAGTACTTAGCATCGGACACGCCAGTCACCGATACGTGGCGTTTCCACGGCTCGGGGACCTTCCACGAATCCGTGCCTGTCATGGACGAACATGGCCGCAGCAAGATCACGGACGTGGAACGAGTCTGCGAAGTAGACCTCGCGATGCGTTGGGGCATTGGCTACGACACCAACGTCAAGACGTTCGTCAACATCATCTCTACCCCTAAGGGTGGAACACACCAAGCTGGCTTCGAACAAGGTCTGCTCAAGATCATGCGTAAGGTCATCGAGCAAAACGCTCGGCGACTCAAAGCCGGCAATGACAAGATCGAAAAAGACGACGCGCTAGCCGGTCTGACCGCCGTGCTCACCGTTCGTCTTGCTGAGCCTCAGTTCGAGGGTCAGACCAAGGAAATTCTTGGCACCTCTGCCGTGCGAGCAATCGTTTCGCGCGTCGTGGAGCAAGAGCTCGGCGCCAAGCTCACCTCGAACAGCAAACACGACAAGACTCAAAGCGCTGTCCTGCTGGAAAAGGTCGTCAACGAAATGAAGTCGCGCATTTCAGCGCGCGTTCATAAGGAGACGCAGCGCCGAAAGACGGCTCTTGAATCGTCCACGCTTCCTAGCAAGTTGGCCGATTGCCGTTCCAACGATGTGGACCATTCCGAGCTGTTCATCGTGGAGGGTGACTCCGCGCTGGGTACCGCGAAGCTCGCGCGTTCTTCAGACTTCCAGGCGCTTTTGCCCATCCGCGGCAAGATCCTGAATGTTCAGAAGGCGTCCATTGGCGACATGCTCTCCAACGCCGAGTGTGCAGCGCTGATCCAGGTGGTCGGTGCAGGTTCAGGCCGTAGCTTTGACATCAGCCAAGCGCGCTACGGAAAGGTCATCTTGATGACGGACGCCGACGTCGACGGCGCTCACATCCGCACCCTGCTGCTGACCTTGTTCTTCCGGTACATGCGACCGATGGTGGAAGCTGGCCGCGTGTACGCAGCCGTGCCGCCGTTGCATCGCGTTGAAGTGATCAACCATGGCTCAACCGCCAACGAGATGGTCTACACCTACAGTGAGAAGGAACTTCACGTGGTGTTGGCGGATCTTGAAAAGCGGGGCAAGAAGTACAAGGAGCCTATCCAGCGCTACAAGGGTCTGGGCGAGATGGATGCGCAGCAGCTTGCTGAAACCACGATGGATCCGCGACACCGCACGTTGCGTCGCGTGAACATTGCGGATGCGCAGTCAGCTGAGCGAATCTTTGAACTGCTCATGGGCTCGGACGTAGCGCCTCGTAAGGACTTCATCATCACGGGTGCAGACCGAGTGGATCGCGACAGCATCGACGCCTAG
- a CDS encoding RNA polymerase sigma factor translates to MPTKTRQTVAEQVDESQLTPQQKSAITRRKNKEAAASAAGTAATDEGAAQKPAAKTTTRKTAAKSTTAKAATADAAEKPAAKRGRKSTKAEAPAVADDVEVTETVEDVHEDAEPEVIDDADVPDVEDVAADDDSADDEDSDKKDDEDEESSEVQASRAEERGGFVISNVDDDAPVAQVTVSGATADPVKDYLKLIGKVALLNAEQEVDLALRIEAGLYAEHKLAELPDDAEKRHRWDLEQIIHDGKIAKNHLLEANLRLVVSLAKRYTGRGMLFLDLIQEGNLGLIRAVEKFDYTKGFKFSTYATWWIRQAITRAMADQARTIRIPVHMVEVINKLARVQRQMLQDLGREPTPEELAKELDMTPEKVVEVQKYGREPISLHTPLGEDGDSEFGDLIEDSEAVVPADAVSFTLLQEQLHSVLDTLSEREAGVVAMRFGLTDGQPKTLDEIGKVYGVTRERIRQIESKTMSKLRHPSRSQVLRDYLD, encoded by the coding sequence GTGCCAACTAAGACCCGGCAGACAGTCGCTGAACAGGTCGACGAATCGCAACTGACGCCTCAACAAAAGTCGGCAATCACGCGACGTAAGAACAAGGAAGCTGCAGCTTCAGCTGCGGGTACCGCGGCAACGGATGAAGGTGCCGCACAGAAGCCTGCTGCGAAGACCACCACTCGTAAGACGGCCGCTAAGTCGACGACTGCCAAGGCAGCGACGGCGGATGCTGCTGAAAAGCCAGCTGCTAAGCGTGGTCGTAAGTCCACGAAGGCTGAAGCTCCAGCTGTTGCGGACGACGTCGAAGTAACTGAAACTGTAGAGGACGTCCACGAAGACGCCGAGCCAGAAGTCATCGATGATGCCGACGTCCCAGATGTAGAGGACGTTGCTGCCGACGACGACTCCGCTGACGATGAGGATTCTGACAAGAAGGACGACGAAGACGAAGAGTCTTCGGAAGTTCAGGCTTCTCGCGCTGAAGAGCGTGGCGGCTTTGTCATCTCCAACGTTGACGACGATGCTCCCGTAGCTCAGGTCACGGTGTCCGGCGCAACTGCCGACCCCGTCAAGGACTACTTGAAGTTGATCGGCAAGGTTGCCTTGTTGAACGCAGAGCAAGAAGTTGATCTTGCCTTGCGCATCGAGGCGGGCCTTTATGCAGAGCACAAGCTTGCTGAATTGCCAGACGACGCCGAGAAGCGTCATCGCTGGGATCTTGAACAGATCATCCACGACGGCAAGATCGCTAAGAACCACTTGCTTGAAGCAAACCTTCGCCTCGTTGTGTCGCTCGCAAAGCGTTACACCGGTCGCGGCATGCTCTTCTTGGACTTGATCCAGGAAGGCAACCTCGGTTTGATCCGTGCAGTTGAGAAGTTCGACTACACCAAGGGCTTCAAGTTCTCCACGTACGCAACGTGGTGGATCCGTCAGGCGATCACCCGCGCGATGGCTGACCAGGCTCGTACCATTCGTATTCCGGTCCACATGGTGGAAGTCATCAACAAGCTTGCCCGCGTGCAGCGCCAGATGCTTCAGGACTTGGGTCGCGAACCAACCCCAGAAGAGTTGGCAAAGGAACTGGACATGACGCCTGAAAAGGTTGTCGAGGTTCAGAAGTATGGTCGCGAGCCAATTTCCTTGCACACGCCTCTGGGCGAAGATGGCGACTCCGAGTTCGGTGACCTCATTGAGGACTCCGAAGCCGTTGTCCCAGCTGATGCTGTGTCCTTCACCTTGCTGCAGGAGCAGTTGCACTCCGTGCTTGACACGCTTTCTGAGCGTGAAGCAGGCGTAGTCGCAATGCGCTTCGGCCTCACCGACGGACAGCCTAAGACTTTAGACGAAATCGGAAAGGTCTACGGCGTCACCCGTGAGCGCATAAGGCAGATCGAGTCGAAGACGATGTCCAAGTTGCGTCACCCTTCGCGGTCGCAAGTACTTCGCGACTACCTTGACTAA
- a CDS encoding M56 family metallopeptidase: MLLAASIMGAIAVALAWPVPVLLSRAKWPSRFPALAMVAWQAVGLIGGITMIGAGLTFGAWPFVNRSLQSNVWLVTLSHFALAFSVFLGLHLILTLVMTWFRISRKRVRHRNLLALLSEPSDIAPNALVIPHDSPVAYCVPGSSRSLTVLSRGLISTLSSNEIAAVVAHERAHLTQRHDLLILAFESWHRSLPWLPTARLARTAVSELMEMLADDAALREVSRTDLLRALAATIQYSDGQISPEDDDAARLERSIAGHPNSAERDDAGMPQEVVNSRRLTRLLNAS, encoded by the coding sequence ATGCTGCTCGCAGCCTCGATCATGGGCGCCATCGCTGTCGCTCTTGCATGGCCTGTTCCCGTGCTACTTTCTCGAGCGAAATGGCCGTCCCGCTTTCCCGCACTGGCAATGGTGGCGTGGCAAGCCGTCGGTTTGATCGGTGGCATCACCATGATCGGCGCGGGTCTAACGTTCGGCGCATGGCCGTTTGTCAACCGTAGCCTTCAATCAAATGTCTGGTTGGTGACGCTGAGCCACTTCGCTCTAGCGTTCAGCGTTTTCTTGGGCCTGCATTTGATTTTGACCTTGGTCATGACGTGGTTCCGCATTTCTCGCAAGCGTGTGCGTCACCGCAATCTACTGGCGCTCCTGAGCGAACCGAGCGACATCGCCCCTAACGCACTCGTCATCCCCCACGACTCCCCCGTTGCATATTGCGTCCCAGGCTCCAGCCGCTCCCTCACGGTGCTCTCACGCGGTTTGATTTCCACGCTCAGCTCCAACGAGATTGCCGCCGTCGTAGCCCACGAGCGCGCTCACTTGACCCAACGCCACGATCTGCTGATCTTGGCTTTTGAATCCTGGCATCGCTCGTTGCCATGGCTCCCTACCGCCCGCCTCGCGCGTACCGCGGTGAGCGAACTGATGGAAATGCTGGCCGACGATGCCGCGCTTCGCGAAGTCTCGCGCACGGATTTGCTGCGCGCGCTGGCGGCAACCATTCAGTACTCTGACGGTCAGATTTCCCCGGAGGACGACGACGCAGCTCGCCTCGAGCGATCCATTGCCGGACACCCCAATTCGGCCGAGCGCGATGACGCCGGTATGCCTCAAGAAGTGGTCAACTCGCGCCGTTTGACGCGTTTGCTCAACGCCTCCTGA
- a CDS encoding DUF7455 domain-containing protein — MTATIAHRELTGLDRCDRCGAQAYVRAVLESSGGELLFCGHHARAVEAKLRPLTIEWQDETQRLHEKPALVDAE, encoded by the coding sequence ATGACGGCAACAATTGCACACCGAGAACTGACTGGTTTGGATCGCTGCGATCGATGCGGTGCGCAGGCTTACGTTCGGGCCGTGTTGGAGTCTTCCGGCGGAGAGCTACTCTTCTGCGGACATCACGCACGGGCTGTTGAAGCGAAGCTTCGCCCATTGACCATCGAGTGGCAAGACGAGACACAGCGTCTTCACGAAAAGCCAGCTCTCGTCGACGCAGAGTAA
- a CDS encoding proteasome assembly chaperone family protein, translating into MDLVKVDEQVAKTLRGQNLDMLVLLDGHMDAGHALSQIRETLLDELPARNVAIFDADSLIDHTSRRPRITFDNGQFVDYAPHRIAIDALTDGLGRDFLVLSGPEPSLHWERVSAAMSWLHNNLGINRTAFLGAVPMPVPHTRPITGTVHGNSAAPDGGAPQWPTPIVVPASLSQVIQVSLESDGKKTIGFTMHVPHYLSDNQYPKAALGGLEYMGAALGLALPTDELREQGRDVESKIAEQVAASPEIQAMVQNIEEQFDSHREGMRTQSLLLEGGEVPDGESIAAAASEFLRLELEERKSDPSPEHDGDHTA; encoded by the coding sequence ATGGATCTTGTAAAAGTGGATGAGCAGGTGGCGAAGACCCTTCGCGGTCAAAACCTCGACATGTTGGTGCTTCTTGATGGGCACATGGATGCCGGTCACGCGCTCTCTCAGATTCGCGAAACTCTCTTGGACGAATTGCCGGCTCGAAATGTAGCTATTTTTGACGCGGACTCGCTGATTGACCATACGTCTCGGCGACCTCGTATTACGTTCGACAACGGCCAGTTCGTTGATTACGCACCCCACCGCATTGCTATTGACGCATTGACGGATGGTTTGGGCCGTGACTTCTTGGTCCTTTCCGGACCGGAGCCAAGCCTGCACTGGGAGCGCGTTAGTGCGGCCATGTCTTGGTTGCACAACAACTTGGGCATCAACCGTACGGCGTTCTTGGGTGCTGTCCCGATGCCGGTTCCGCACACGCGTCCTATCACGGGAACCGTTCACGGCAACTCTGCTGCTCCGGACGGTGGCGCCCCACAGTGGCCAACGCCCATCGTGGTCCCGGCATCCTTGTCTCAAGTGATCCAGGTGTCGCTCGAATCTGACGGTAAAAAGACCATCGGCTTCACAATGCATGTGCCGCACTACTTATCAGATAACCAGTATCCGAAAGCCGCATTGGGCGGTCTAGAGTACATGGGGGCGGCGCTTGGTTTGGCGTTGCCTACCGATGAATTGCGTGAACAGGGGCGGGACGTTGAATCAAAGATCGCGGAGCAGGTTGCAGCCAGCCCCGAGATTCAAGCAATGGTCCAAAACATTGAAGAGCAATTCGATTCGCATCGCGAAGGCATGCGTACTCAGTCGTTGCTCCTCGAAGGCGGCGAAGTTCCAGACGGCGAGTCCATCGCAGCTGCGGCTTCAGAGTTCCTTCGGCTCGAATTGGAAGAGCGGAAGAGCGATCCGTCTCCAGAGCACGACGGCGATCACACGGCCTAG
- a CDS encoding DUF4192 family protein, whose translation MTTPSDVLRITDAAGILAAIPHQLRFQPAESLVVVLATDDHWLATARVDLPAPDAGGVTEFDYFEAVADKVTAVSSMTRVFLAAYSERSDAARLVAAAAHSFVDHDVRVVDTWLVTAEAWFTLTCFHGECQRGYCEFAEAQKLELINLHEAHLHNIVRGSAPTEGPVVPSSRVIWQRRDAVRRHVAEFVQQGVFDFERAEILLLWLEYQELPLMTSLVRLQERPEVLGRLLASLHDIHVRDAVMTSFLVSDGDVRHFASLMPYDLAEDCTYLDAMATTSALGSGTPRWDRVDRCAELAQEMLSAAEGRELTALLSILSWVDWMRGRGSSALAIAQQALKNDENYSLASLMEDIVASGYQPHWVTEPGQAWRGNK comes from the coding sequence ATGACTACTCCATCAGATGTTCTTCGCATTACTGACGCGGCAGGAATTCTTGCCGCCATTCCACATCAGCTTCGTTTTCAACCCGCCGAGTCACTCGTGGTGGTCCTTGCTACGGACGACCACTGGCTCGCCACCGCCCGAGTCGACTTGCCTGCTCCTGACGCGGGAGGCGTGACAGAGTTCGACTATTTTGAGGCGGTCGCGGACAAGGTCACGGCGGTCTCTTCTATGACCCGAGTGTTTTTGGCTGCCTACTCCGAGCGCTCGGACGCGGCCCGTCTCGTTGCCGCCGCGGCCCACAGTTTTGTGGATCATGATGTGCGGGTGGTGGACACCTGGCTCGTTACTGCTGAAGCGTGGTTCACGCTGACGTGTTTCCACGGTGAATGCCAGCGTGGATATTGCGAATTCGCCGAGGCCCAAAAACTTGAATTGATCAATCTCCATGAAGCTCACCTGCACAACATCGTGCGGGGTAGCGCGCCAACAGAAGGGCCAGTGGTGCCAAGCTCGCGAGTGATCTGGCAACGCCGTGATGCGGTACGGCGTCACGTGGCAGAGTTCGTGCAACAAGGGGTCTTTGACTTCGAGCGGGCAGAGATCTTGCTGCTGTGGCTCGAATATCAAGAACTGCCGCTTATGACCTCGCTCGTCCGTTTGCAAGAACGGCCCGAAGTGTTGGGGCGACTGCTGGCTTCTCTGCATGATATTCACGTGAGAGATGCCGTCATGACCTCCTTCTTGGTCTCTGATGGTGACGTGCGGCACTTCGCATCCCTCATGCCGTATGACCTCGCCGAAGATTGCACGTATCTGGATGCCATGGCCACCACGAGCGCACTCGGAAGCGGAACTCCGCGTTGGGATCGAGTGGACCGCTGCGCGGAGCTGGCACAAGAGATGCTGTCCGCGGCTGAAGGGCGGGAGCTGACAGCCTTGCTATCGATTCTCAGCTGGGTGGACTGGATGCGGGGCCGGGGTAGCAGCGCTCTTGCCATTGCCCAACAAGCTCTCAAGAATGATGAGAACTATTCCTTGGCGAGCCTCATGGAGGACATTGTTGCTTCCGGTTATCAACCGCACTGGGTGACAGAGCCTGGCCAAGCGTGGCGCGGAAATAAGTAA